tgattggataagataagctaagataaggttatggatgaggttttggataatactccttatcttgagctgattctttggctttaattcttcttcttcatgtaggaaaccttgcttgagtaggaaacttcatatatctaggaatccaccttcaattaggactcctttagtgattaggaatcccaattcatttaggaatccttcattcaagtcatttccttcttcaactaggaaactttgtatcttcaattcttcaactttgaaacgccttcctagcttcaccaattcctcaaattcgtccatcccttgtgcttcatgtgcatgaactccattttagcccaattttgctccaaaatgctccaaattgcatccttttgctcactttgtctctaaaacctgaaaacacatgaaaatagcttaaaagactaacttaactaagaaaacacaacataaatgcataagaactaactaactaaggcgcataaatatgctcctatcaaattcccccacacttagcttttgctagtcctcgagcaaaacaacgaaacaaaacataacctaaaccttccaacaatcgcctcagggatttccaatggtacACGACACGCCAAAGATtactactcacatagattttagccatctttacacttaagcacatacttaatcatagtcatcacttactagctcacatttaatcaattacaacaatgttttgaatgtagtaacatgccttagagaatccctcaattcctcactagATATACACTCTTTTTTCActtagattttctgactacacaccctacactagttatatgtgagaagattgatgtaaatatgaaaactaatgctcacatatgttatgacaataaaagcattttctggaattatgaatgtatgtatacgatctcatgaatggaatgctactacttagatgcgagatccagggatatcatatgctcataccaactccaaactccacatattgaaacacataacaatcaagatagaagcaaagggttgtaacggggctaaggtattggctaacaaagaaaggtaaggataaacaaatattcttaaagaataataagcaaagtaatgaaattgatacttagaattcacttttgcatgcGAAAACAATGTTTAAACTCaaggggaagattcatgcaacacttagggtctaattcaactttttggacccttgcttcaacaaccaacaacttagagctcattttatgctctttcaactccttttcatacttttcacacttttttctttttttctttctttttctacgaattttctttctttttttttcttttcttttgtttttctttgtctaacccgtgccctccttacttcttttggcacacaaacttttccttcccccacacttaggtTTCTGcacacattgatcaaaaggaattccctctaagtcatgctttattatcctttaagaacaagggtatggatagtcctactcTAGGCTAGGtacggataatgtggctaacaacaaaaataggctaaataaggctcaaaggggtgaacctacaaaacaaatgcatggtatgaaggctttttggctctggtggtaactactaaacaacttcatcttgttatatgttatgctaatcaattttatgctttaaatgaaatgggtatgagttctaatatttggatctataatgatgaaacgccttctaagtagcaaccgagcaaagaatgatgagatcatgcaacgactttagaaaacaacaaattcacagattattaactctccaaagaatgtttaggctcaagtctcacagggttgtagcgttagtttgagttacttccttcaagcatgttacaaaaactgattttttttctttgtgattacatgtgaattcgtaaacgacAACtaaaaccaagcataaaccaaagagcatatcaaacttccacccatgtttgtaactttctttaacagtcatgcaattaaaaaccaaatcatcatcattgtgttggaaggtaccctaagacacaaacaaacacacaaaaacaactctaaaATGACTcttgttttgggttttttccaaactttttcgaattttttttttcttgaattttcgtaTTTCCTTTTAAAGCCACATAAAGACACatcaaaacatactaaaaacactaaaaaaatagtgaaaaacaacctttgaaatgttaggtggtaaaatcctacgaatttttcaacaaaaacactttgtttacccccccacacttaaaccaaacattgtcctcaatgttgcaaacatagactcacacaaaagcaCGCAAATAACAtaactagcaaacatgacaaatatggcaaagtaaaagcaataaagagtagggtttaggaacgcaaatctggttgtgatgccggagcttcctaggtcttctttatttgcatgggttgcctcccaagaagcgcttgctttaacgtcttccagccggacgatacctccaatTAAGCTCCATTGGTGGCCATggcatggaattgatctttgaatggacggtgatacttgaaatgatccggcaatggtttaaattctaatgtgggtgcctgaatcatcaacaGCATGTTAGTAGAAAACGAAATTGAATTTCGAGGAGGTGGCTTACCTGTTTGCTCCAACatgaactcaatgacaaacaccacttctttgaaagtttcagggacTTTGAATTTGGCCAAATTTACTACGATGGTTGTgatttgtcccgtgtcatcaaactcaacttcttTGGATTTTGTTACTTCAAATACGTCCTCTTTAATGAATTCTTGAAATTCTCCAGCCACTTCTTTTTCTTGACTCTTTCTTTGTGGTGAACTAGGTTCTTTGAACACTTCAACACAATCTGGTACTTGAGTGGGTGTGccaagaattggaatatcatTTTGCACACTTGGGAAGGCTTCCatgatgtctttttcactctcttctttcttgggaatcaaaaacctgctaggaaaagggacattcggaggaataacattagaatgaaatgaaattaggacgtccttacttgtggtgggtgggttagagggcttaaggggctgcggcaagggttgttctacccttgCCGTGTGTATGtctgcttcctcctcctcaatcagcagctcctcatccacttctaggctatgtttggatgtttttaggccagctccaacctccatagcacttcccaaagtgatagcatcgtggatttcaaaatcttccttcgaattttcaacagttgagttggagagttcactttgctcttgaatttgtaccatgaattccataatctctcccatttgactcttcaatttatccaacttcttgtcttgattttgttggtcctgcgtcaaagaggttagtacttgaagaatttgatcactatccatggacatacttgaatttgattggaattgttgtggggtatgcggtGGTGGCTGTATAGGTGTGgtgtagaactcctcatatggctgccaatatgcatcttgttgagcctcattggcttgattttgtgagccctgcaccaaacaacttaattcattaagaatttgattataatttattgacgaacctgagtttgattgagcatattgcataggtcttgaatagaactcctcctcttgctgccaatatccatcttgttggaattgttgaggttccccccacatataatttgaatgatctctccaagccgaattgtaagtgttggaaaacatgttgttgcttggttgatcatagccttgataaccccaagcatcttcgttcacagtgaattgaggatgttgatgaGTTTGATATCCGTGCCCATAAGAcacaccaaatgtagggacactttgcattgtagTCCTTCCGGCaatctgtgacaattgagaagtaagattcgccaattgagcttgaatgttagcaaaatccatgtcttacttctctagaacctgaaatcaaagaaagaaaactaaatcaaatatcaaaagtaaaataaacgaaacaaaatcagaaacgaaaaacaaaagacacgaaaaagaaacaaagggggattagcaattttgctaatccccggcaacggcgccaaaatttgttGTGAAAATTAtattgacacacaaattaaaccctattgatgacaattgtagtatttaagcaagtagggatcgttctagaccggggattaactagggatgctaatcaacacaaataagactaaaaaacactaaactagactctatagactcaaaactaactttaaaacactaaaaacagcaagaaacaatcaaaaagatcaattctagacctaacaagtgatttggacgaaaatagaacttcaaagactcaaaagacttaaaagaaacaagttttgactctaaaaacaagatttaaaagcaaggggttaggttttgacgaatttaacttttaaaacagaaactttgaaaacaaacttgacaaaaacgatttgatggaaattaagatggtgaaaggctagttagagggttccttctccacacatgaaacatatgcatacgactcgatttccaattactctttcaataaaccttaaatgacaatgccccaaattaactagattgaccaattaattctcagatttccctagattcattgaattgaatgggatacgcattacaaccaaattattcttatcaaggaccctaactatggaatatgcatgatagagacacatatcaaagatcattaagttcaatggaaatcataagcattgacgaggcattcataactatgggatacgcatgttactcttgcctaggatttacttaacaca
This window of the Malus domestica chromosome 03, GDT2T_hap1 genome carries:
- the LOC139194489 gene encoding uncharacterized protein — encoded protein: MDFANIQAQLANLTSQLSQIAGRTTMQSVPTFGVSYGHGYQTHQHPQFTVNEDAWGYQGYDQPSNNMFSNTYNSAWRDHSNYMWGEPQQFQQDGYWQQEEEFYSRPMQYAQSNSGSSINYNQILNELSCLVQGSQNQANEAQQDAYWQPYEEFYTTPIQPPPHTPQQFQSNSSMSMDSDQILQVLTSLTQDQQNQDKKLDKLKSQMGEIMEFMVQIQEQSELSNSTVENSKEDFEIHDAITLGSAMEVGAGLKTSKHSLEVDEELLIEEEEADIHTARVEQPLPQPLKPSNPPTTSKDVLISFHSNVIPPNVPFPSRFLIPKKEESEKDIMEAFPSVQNDIPILGTPTQVPDCVEVFKEPSSPQRKSQEKEVAGEFQEFIKEDVFEVTKSKEVEFDDTGQITTIVVNLAKFKVPETFKEVVFVIEFMLEQTGKPPPRNSISFSTNMLLMIQAPTLEFKPLPDHFKYHRPFKDQFHAMATNGA